A portion of the Edaphobacter lichenicola genome contains these proteins:
- a CDS encoding LbetaH domain-containing protein, with product MGARLNLLREYANENGAFLLVQKSIGALARRTRNKLLAKKLNTHGFQIGRHPSLAGLAHMRIGKNFSAGDGLWLEAVTSFAGVQYEPLITIGANVSVSHQVHVACTNQVSIGDGVLMGSHVIITDHSHGIYAGQEQSSPEVPPNVRRLSNDKGVIVQQNVWIGDGVAILGGANIGEGTIVGANSVVTGELPAYCIAVGSPARPIRKWNFEKKQWIAWRED from the coding sequence ATGGGTGCAAGGTTGAACTTGTTGCGGGAATATGCCAATGAGAACGGTGCTTTCCTGCTGGTGCAGAAGTCTATTGGGGCTTTGGCGCGGCGAACACGAAACAAGTTGTTGGCGAAAAAGCTGAACACACATGGGTTCCAGATTGGGCGACATCCAAGTCTGGCAGGGCTGGCGCACATGAGGATAGGAAAGAATTTCTCCGCTGGAGATGGGCTCTGGCTGGAAGCGGTGACATCATTTGCCGGTGTTCAATATGAGCCGCTGATCACAATCGGAGCGAACGTCAGTGTGAGCCACCAGGTGCACGTGGCTTGCACCAACCAAGTCTCCATCGGAGATGGTGTGCTTATGGGCAGTCATGTGATTATCACCGATCATAGTCACGGAATTTATGCAGGTCAGGAGCAGAGTTCGCCTGAAGTACCTCCCAATGTGCGGAGACTATCCAATGACAAAGGCGTTATCGTTCAACAGAATGTATGGATTGGAGATGGCGTGGCCATACTGGGTGGAGCAAATATTGGAGAAGGTACGATCGTTGGTGCAAATTCTGTGGTGACTGGTGAGCTACCCGCATATTGCATCGCGGTTGGAAGTCCAGCTCGTCCAATACGAAAGTGGAATTTTGAAAAAAAACAGTGGATCGCGTGGCGGGAAGATTAG
- the rfbC gene encoding dTDP-4-dehydrorhamnose 3,5-epimerase: protein MQIVKTPLRDVKLIEPQRFGDSRGWFSEVFNQSTFADAGIASEFVQDNQSFSVKGVLRGLHYQLGRPQGKLIRVLTGHIWDVVVDLRSESPDFGKWAGFHLKTESPEDVIQLLWIPEGFAHGFLVLSDAAQVLYKTTDFYYPAGERSILWNDSTLNITWPLEDLHGISPSVSAKDELGKPFNEAELPQQVSLSR, encoded by the coding sequence ATGCAAATCGTGAAAACACCTCTCCGCGACGTCAAGCTCATTGAACCCCAACGCTTCGGAGATAGTCGCGGTTGGTTTTCAGAGGTATTCAATCAATCCACCTTTGCCGATGCCGGAATTGCCAGCGAATTCGTTCAGGACAACCAATCGTTTTCAGTCAAAGGAGTGCTCCGTGGACTGCACTACCAGCTTGGGCGCCCCCAGGGCAAACTCATTCGCGTTCTAACAGGCCACATCTGGGACGTCGTCGTCGATCTGCGAAGCGAATCGCCCGACTTCGGCAAGTGGGCCGGTTTCCACCTCAAGACCGAATCGCCCGAGGACGTCATTCAGCTCCTCTGGATACCAGAAGGCTTTGCTCATGGCTTCCTCGTCCTCTCAGACGCTGCTCAAGTGCTCTACAAAACTACTGACTTCTATTATCCCGCTGGAGAACGCTCGATCCTTTGGAACGATTCAACCCTAAACATTACTTGGCCGCTGGAAGACCTTCATGGGATATCGCCGTCAGTCAGCGCCAAAGACGAACTTGGAAAACCCTTCAACGAAGCTGAACTCCCGCAGCAGGTTAGCCTTTCAAGATAA
- the rfbB gene encoding dTDP-glucose 4,6-dehydratase: MSDRLRDYGTIRATQDSPILVTGGAGFIGSNFVLDWLAGDRGALVNLDKLTYAGNPANLASVQNIHRYTFVHGDICDSTLVAELFEKHRPRAVIHFAAESHVDRSILRPEAFLKTNVDGTFTLLQAARSYHDSLAGEEQKRFRFLHVSTDEVYGTLSPEDPAFHEETPYAPNSPYAASKAASDHLVRAWVHTYGLPAIVTNCSNNYGPYQFPEKLIPLMIANALQGKALPVYGDGLQVRDWLYVGDHTSALRAVLERGRIGETYNIGGGNQRSNLEVVTMVCELLDELVPKSAFRPHLQLVKYVTDRPGHDRRYAIDARKLEGELGWRPNESFETGLRKTVEWYLENTAWVDSVTSGAYQQWMEQNYSAREPGNATTVETRGAVDAGKGAR, from the coding sequence ATGTCTGATCGTCTTAGAGACTACGGAACGATACGAGCAACTCAAGACAGCCCCATTCTTGTGACAGGTGGCGCGGGATTTATCGGTAGCAATTTTGTGTTGGATTGGCTAGCTGGTGATCGTGGCGCATTGGTCAACCTCGATAAGCTGACGTATGCAGGGAATCCAGCGAATCTGGCTTCCGTGCAGAACATCCACCGATATACGTTTGTCCACGGTGATATCTGCGACTCAACGCTGGTAGCAGAATTATTCGAGAAGCACCGGCCGCGTGCAGTGATTCATTTTGCGGCGGAGAGCCATGTTGATCGATCCATCCTGAGGCCAGAGGCGTTTCTGAAGACCAATGTCGATGGGACGTTCACGCTGCTACAGGCGGCACGTTCGTACCACGATTCCCTGGCAGGCGAGGAGCAGAAGAGATTCCGATTTTTGCATGTTTCGACCGATGAAGTGTATGGAACTTTGTCGCCGGAGGACCCCGCCTTCCACGAAGAGACACCCTATGCTCCCAATAGTCCTTATGCGGCGTCAAAAGCTGCATCGGATCATCTGGTGCGGGCGTGGGTTCATACCTATGGGTTGCCGGCAATCGTTACAAACTGCTCGAACAACTATGGGCCATATCAGTTTCCAGAAAAGCTGATTCCGTTGATGATCGCGAACGCCCTCCAAGGCAAGGCCTTGCCAGTCTATGGAGATGGACTGCAGGTGAGGGACTGGTTATATGTTGGAGACCACACAAGTGCACTCCGCGCGGTGCTGGAGCGAGGACGGATAGGGGAGACCTATAACATCGGCGGGGGAAATCAAAGGAGCAACCTTGAGGTTGTGACGATGGTGTGTGAGCTGCTCGATGAACTGGTGCCGAAGTCGGCGTTCCGGCCCCATCTTCAACTGGTGAAGTATGTGACGGATCGACCCGGGCACGACCGCCGATATGCGATTGACGCGCGGAAGTTGGAGGGTGAACTCGGATGGCGACCCAACGAAAGCTTCGAGACGGGTTTGAGGAAGACGGTGGAGTGGTATCTGGAGAACACGGCTTGGGTAGATAGCGTGACGAGCGGGGCATATCAGCAATGGATGGAGCAGAACTACTCCGCGCGTGAACCGGGGAATGCGACTACCGTTGAGACTCGCGGGGCGGTCGATGCTGGTAAGGGGGCTCGATGA
- a CDS encoding glycosyltransferase family protein, with protein MIAACTIVSPNYIAYARTLSASYLAQHPGHSFYVLIVADLEPHDRRAFEGEAFTPVMLSEIGLEDLRAQGMKYDILELNTNVKPTFMKYLLKKFELEKLVYLDPDIFVYSRLTPVFEALETANAVLTPHITSPLLEDGKRPNEQDYLYNGTYNLGFIGVRRGEETNRILSWWERRCLDSGFSEGRTGLFVDQKWMNLAPGLFNGVSILKHPGCNMAYWNLHERILNQTAEGGYVVNADAPLCFFHFSGIEVTDPGMLSKNTDRFRLADRPDLQTIFAEYKAAVVKVKNSAAEDIPYGFDRFSDGTVVTRLARRIYSMQQIQWGIQDPFNAAGGFALFAKRLGLVAGKEPPKKATWREFRPNDRKVEMVHRCLKMALRVLGPNRYELLMRYLAHIAVLRHQNVFLKD; from the coding sequence GTGATTGCAGCTTGTACGATTGTTTCCCCTAATTACATAGCGTATGCGAGAACTTTGTCAGCATCCTATTTGGCGCAACATCCCGGCCATAGTTTTTATGTGCTTATTGTTGCCGACCTAGAACCACACGATCGGAGGGCGTTCGAAGGCGAAGCTTTCACGCCGGTGATGTTATCTGAGATCGGTCTCGAGGATTTGCGAGCACAAGGTATGAAGTATGACATCCTTGAGCTGAATACGAACGTCAAGCCTACGTTCATGAAGTACTTGTTGAAAAAATTTGAGCTAGAAAAACTTGTCTATCTCGATCCCGACATTTTTGTATACAGCCGTTTGACTCCTGTCTTTGAAGCGCTTGAGACGGCGAACGCGGTATTGACTCCTCACATTACTTCGCCCCTTCTTGAAGATGGTAAGCGGCCAAATGAACAAGATTACCTTTATAACGGTACCTACAACCTCGGTTTCATTGGGGTACGTCGAGGAGAAGAAACGAACCGGATTCTTAGTTGGTGGGAGCGACGGTGCCTCGACAGTGGGTTCAGTGAAGGGCGTACGGGATTGTTTGTAGACCAAAAGTGGATGAACCTTGCTCCCGGCTTGTTTAATGGTGTCTCTATTTTGAAGCATCCGGGTTGCAACATGGCTTATTGGAATCTCCATGAGCGAATCCTGAATCAGACGGCGGAAGGCGGATACGTAGTAAACGCGGACGCACCACTTTGCTTCTTCCACTTCAGTGGAATCGAAGTTACTGATCCTGGGATGCTGTCGAAGAATACTGATCGGTTCAGGCTGGCGGATCGTCCTGATCTTCAGACAATTTTCGCTGAGTACAAGGCGGCCGTTGTAAAAGTGAAAAACTCGGCGGCTGAAGATATTCCTTATGGCTTCGACAGATTCAGCGATGGAACGGTGGTAACGCGGCTTGCTCGCAGGATTTATTCGATGCAACAGATACAATGGGGAATCCAAGATCCTTTCAACGCTGCTGGCGGATTTGCACTCTTCGCCAAGAGGCTAGGGCTCGTTGCAGGTAAGGAGCCGCCAAAGAAGGCGACTTGGAGGGAGTTTCGTCCTAATGATCGGAAGGTGGAGATGGTACATCGCTGTCTCAAGATGGCACTCCGCGTTTTGGGTCCAAACCGTTACGAGTTGTTGATGCGCTACCTTGCACATATTGCTGTGTTGCGTCATCAGAACGTTTTTCTGAAGGACTGA
- a CDS encoding O-antigen ligase family protein, translated as MRLMHWMFAVCLLTASCDIALVFDIGGTLRLSQILMVFVVVGALGKVAQRGTILWPQGGMSIVIWCLVQVLFLVVSLTPGVGASYYLLLFFTIFGVFAVLQLYGKSDYIDSLMKIYLVSYVLIAFFGLFQLVSPSLHLGSYFVAQWLLRGKIPRINGFCYEPSYYATYLVMGWIMVLDLRASKAKITSSQKWKWFAITIGAAMFLSTSRTAWIVMVLEGVVRGVPSAYRKLKLELTKIGSGNLRIQRPRVGLFVIGLVLVGVFVAGALQLASIINPNILLNGTGLNHTASHSVSERSGRSVDTFGVFLDHPWMGQSLTGVASQVAELHGHNLSSVEELRVWWGFPVILEVLAASGVVGFIPFLWFFGTITIGTFGLIRQRWPEERAKWLRALVRALIFECIILLADQNLLRMYLWFHVTMVVVVAFQLRHWQRSEDHSRTVVALA; from the coding sequence ATGAGGCTGATGCATTGGATGTTTGCAGTGTGTCTCCTCACTGCCTCATGCGATATTGCCCTTGTATTTGATATCGGCGGCACGCTTCGATTGTCGCAGATACTGATGGTGTTTGTAGTCGTAGGCGCCCTAGGCAAGGTTGCTCAACGAGGAACAATCTTATGGCCGCAGGGCGGCATGTCGATCGTAATCTGGTGTTTGGTGCAGGTACTTTTTTTAGTTGTTAGCTTGACGCCCGGTGTGGGCGCCTCCTACTACCTGTTGCTATTTTTCACTATTTTCGGTGTTTTTGCCGTACTTCAGTTATATGGCAAAAGTGATTACATCGATTCTCTGATGAAGATTTATCTGGTTTCTTATGTCCTTATTGCATTTTTCGGTCTGTTCCAACTAGTTTCACCCTCGTTGCACTTGGGATCGTATTTTGTAGCGCAGTGGCTTTTGCGCGGAAAGATTCCACGCATTAATGGCTTCTGTTACGAACCTTCCTATTACGCAACTTATTTGGTGATGGGTTGGATCATGGTGCTCGATCTGAGAGCGTCGAAGGCCAAGATTACGTCTTCTCAAAAGTGGAAGTGGTTTGCAATCACGATAGGTGCAGCTATGTTTCTATCGACTAGCAGGACCGCCTGGATCGTTATGGTGCTCGAAGGAGTAGTGCGTGGGGTTCCAAGTGCGTATCGCAAACTCAAACTGGAACTTACAAAAATAGGTTCCGGTAATCTGAGGATTCAGCGACCGCGAGTGGGCCTCTTTGTTATTGGTTTAGTTCTAGTCGGAGTATTTGTAGCTGGAGCCTTACAGCTAGCTTCTATCATCAACCCCAATATACTTTTGAATGGAACGGGGTTGAATCACACGGCCTCACATTCGGTATCGGAGCGCTCTGGCCGATCGGTTGATACATTTGGGGTGTTTCTCGATCACCCCTGGATGGGACAGAGTTTAACAGGCGTTGCGAGTCAGGTTGCTGAGCTCCATGGACATAATCTTTCGTCGGTCGAGGAGCTTCGAGTGTGGTGGGGTTTCCCGGTGATTTTGGAAGTGCTTGCCGCAAGTGGTGTTGTCGGATTCATTCCGTTTCTGTGGTTTTTTGGCACGATAACGATTGGTACTTTCGGGTTAATCCGGCAGCGGTGGCCCGAGGAGAGAGCGAAGTGGTTGCGTGCGTTGGTCCGCGCACTTATTTTCGAATGCATCATCCTTCTTGCAGATCAAAATCTACTACGCATGTATCTATGGTTTCATGTGACGATGGTTGTCGTGGTGGCATTCCAGCTTCGGCACTGGCAGAGATCGGAAGACCACTCCAGGACAGTAGTAGCGCTGGCATGA
- the rfbD gene encoding dTDP-4-dehydrorhamnose reductase: MEFGKLPPGQRILLTGVSGQVGGELADTLMPLGEVVAPTRTTMDLADVASVRKMIQAVQPRWIVNPGAYTAVDRAESEPQLAYAVNAEAVQIIGEEARAIGAGVIHFSTDYVFDGLSEIPYVETDATGPTSVYGASKLAGEKMLLESGVAHIIFRTGWVYGTRGKNFLKTILKFARERETLRVVADQFGAPTWSRDLARMTAEIIGQYEAVAKGLTLGDVLADSGGIYHATGAGETTWHGFATEAVRLQREREPGAPYAEIVPISTEEFPTPAKRPANSRLQCGKLAGQFGWKMMDWQDSLRKVLMLL; the protein is encoded by the coding sequence ATGGAGTTCGGTAAGTTGCCGCCGGGCCAACGAATCTTGTTGACGGGAGTCTCCGGTCAGGTAGGTGGCGAGTTGGCAGACACCTTGATGCCACTTGGTGAGGTCGTTGCCCCTACACGAACAACGATGGATCTGGCGGATGTTGCTTCCGTACGGAAGATGATTCAGGCGGTACAACCGCGATGGATTGTGAACCCTGGAGCGTACACGGCGGTTGACAGAGCTGAGAGTGAGCCTCAGCTGGCATATGCTGTCAATGCGGAAGCCGTACAAATCATAGGCGAAGAGGCTCGAGCTATCGGGGCCGGGGTAATTCACTTTTCGACGGACTACGTCTTCGATGGTCTGAGCGAGATTCCTTATGTTGAAACGGACGCGACGGGCCCTACGAGTGTGTACGGCGCAAGCAAACTGGCGGGCGAAAAAATGCTGTTGGAGAGCGGCGTCGCACATATCATCTTCCGCACGGGCTGGGTGTACGGGACGCGGGGTAAGAACTTTTTGAAGACCATCTTGAAGTTTGCGCGGGAGCGCGAGACGTTGAGAGTCGTGGCTGATCAATTCGGCGCACCAACGTGGAGCCGGGACCTGGCCAGGATGACGGCAGAGATAATCGGGCAATACGAAGCTGTGGCAAAGGGGCTTACGTTGGGTGATGTGTTAGCAGATTCAGGCGGTATCTACCATGCGACCGGCGCAGGAGAAACGACTTGGCACGGATTCGCGACGGAGGCTGTCCGGCTGCAGCGAGAGCGGGAGCCAGGCGCGCCTTACGCAGAGATCGTGCCAATTTCCACCGAGGAGTTCCCAACTCCTGCCAAACGACCAGCCAACTCCAGATTGCAATGTGGCAAGCTGGCAGGGCAATTTGGTTGGAAGATGATGGATTGGCAGGATTCGCTACGGAAGGTTTTGATGCTCCTTTAG
- the rfbA gene encoding glucose-1-phosphate thymidylyltransferase RfbA: MKGIILAGGSGTRLHPVTQVVSKQLLPVYDKPMIYYPLSSLLLAGVREILVISTPEDTPRFERMLGTGEQWGITLQYAVQPSPDGLAQAFLIGEEFLSGEGCCLVLGDNIFYGHDFAKSLREAAARGPGATVFAYPVLDPERYGVVEFDAARRAISIEEKPLKPKSRYAVTGIYFYDAQVVGVAKGLKPSPRGELEITDVNRWYLERGLLRTQVLGRGIAWLDTGTHESLLEAATFIHTIEKRQGLKVACPEEIVYRLGYIDADQLRALAANIAKSTYGQYLLRVLEETVY; the protein is encoded by the coding sequence ATGAAGGGAATTATTCTGGCCGGCGGGTCGGGAACTAGGTTACATCCGGTGACGCAGGTGGTGTCGAAGCAATTGCTGCCGGTCTACGACAAGCCGATGATCTATTATCCGCTTTCTTCCTTGCTGCTAGCTGGAGTTCGGGAGATTCTTGTCATTTCGACTCCAGAGGACACGCCGCGTTTCGAGCGAATGTTGGGAACTGGCGAGCAATGGGGCATCACACTGCAGTATGCGGTTCAACCGTCGCCTGACGGCCTGGCGCAGGCATTTCTGATCGGCGAGGAGTTTCTGTCGGGCGAAGGCTGTTGTCTGGTGTTAGGTGACAACATCTTTTATGGGCATGACTTCGCGAAGAGTCTGCGCGAGGCGGCAGCGCGCGGACCGGGAGCGACGGTATTTGCTTATCCGGTGCTGGATCCAGAGCGGTATGGGGTCGTCGAGTTCGATGCTGCGCGTCGGGCGATATCGATTGAAGAGAAGCCGTTGAAGCCGAAGTCGCGCTATGCGGTGACCGGGATTTACTTCTACGATGCGCAAGTGGTAGGCGTAGCTAAGGGGCTGAAACCTTCGCCGCGCGGCGAGCTTGAAATAACCGACGTTAACCGTTGGTATTTAGAGCGCGGGCTACTTCGAACGCAGGTGCTTGGGCGAGGGATTGCCTGGCTGGATACTGGAACGCACGAGTCGCTGCTGGAGGCCGCAACGTTCATTCATACGATCGAAAAGAGGCAGGGGTTGAAGGTCGCTTGTCCTGAGGAGATCGTGTATCGGCTGGGCTATATTGATGCAGATCAGCTTCGGGCTCTGGCAGCGAATATCGCGAAGAGCACCTATGGTCAGTATCTACTGCGGGTATTGGAAGAGACGGTGTATTGA
- a CDS encoding MATE family efflux transporter, with protein MDHDRFAAWALMLQIASYVGYLDFGIQTAIARYLAQAMERGDDKLRDRLVSTAFSMLSTAGVLALLLFSLVVWQLPRIVHGIPANLIGELRGGIIIMAASVALLLPMSTYTGILIGLHRNEFPALAIGGARLIGALAVILSAKYTHSLLWFAICLATANLAGALIQYFAVRRLLPKLRLALADVTRGMLTELARYCSGLTVFSFAMLLVTGLDVLIVGHFNFRSVGYYAIASTAVTLFAGLSNSCFNAMMTPVAVLQERGQYGQIADLIIKTTRFSSYASLILTFLAPIYGRYLLHLWVGSSYEVAALPILEVLLCAQAIRMLGNGYSIALIGTGQQNYGIGGALAEGISNLVLSLIGAVWLGPIGVALGTLCGAAIGVLWMLFFTMRWASLIPVSVRAFSEETLLRPLLCLAPLEIYVVLFARKNFADLNVVYLLLASSLSVVLSSRWGKVLPKGLSQPQNRVAS; from the coding sequence TTGGATCATGACCGCTTTGCGGCCTGGGCGCTGATGCTGCAGATAGCTTCGTATGTAGGATATTTGGATTTTGGTATCCAGACAGCGATCGCACGCTACTTGGCGCAGGCGATGGAACGGGGGGACGACAAGCTGCGAGATCGTCTCGTGAGCACGGCATTTTCGATGCTCTCGACCGCTGGCGTTCTGGCACTCTTATTATTCTCGCTCGTTGTGTGGCAATTGCCACGCATCGTTCACGGGATTCCAGCTAACCTCATCGGAGAGTTGCGAGGCGGAATCATAATCATGGCGGCGAGCGTAGCTTTGCTTCTGCCAATGTCAACCTATACCGGCATCTTGATAGGGTTACATCGCAACGAATTTCCTGCACTGGCGATCGGGGGGGCTAGACTTATTGGCGCGCTCGCCGTAATTCTGTCGGCTAAGTATACGCACTCGCTGTTATGGTTCGCGATCTGTTTGGCGACTGCGAATCTTGCCGGTGCGCTCATCCAGTACTTCGCCGTGCGCAGGTTGTTGCCTAAACTGCGATTGGCCTTGGCTGATGTTACGCGTGGTATGTTGACGGAGCTGGCACGGTATTGCAGCGGATTGACGGTCTTTTCGTTCGCCATGTTGCTGGTCACGGGACTAGATGTTTTGATCGTGGGCCACTTCAATTTCAGGTCAGTTGGATACTACGCAATTGCCTCCACGGCAGTCACTCTGTTCGCAGGACTAAGTAACTCATGCTTCAACGCAATGATGACTCCGGTTGCCGTATTGCAGGAGCGGGGTCAATATGGCCAGATAGCCGATCTAATCATTAAGACGACGCGGTTTAGTAGTTATGCGAGCTTAATTTTGACATTTTTGGCGCCAATATATGGAAGATATCTGCTGCACCTATGGGTTGGAAGCAGCTATGAAGTGGCAGCTCTCCCTATATTGGAAGTACTTTTATGCGCCCAGGCAATTCGAATGCTGGGCAACGGCTACTCCATTGCCCTGATAGGCACCGGACAACAAAACTATGGAATTGGCGGTGCTTTGGCAGAAGGCATCAGCAATCTAGTATTGAGCTTAATCGGGGCGGTTTGGCTGGGACCGATCGGGGTTGCGTTGGGAACATTATGTGGCGCCGCCATCGGCGTTTTGTGGATGCTATTTTTCACGATGCGCTGGGCTTCCCTTATTCCCGTCAGCGTCCGTGCCTTCTCTGAAGAAACGTTGCTGCGGCCACTGTTATGTCTAGCTCCTCTGGAAATTTACGTCGTACTCTTCGCGCGCAAAAACTTTGCGGATCTCAATGTGGTCTATCTTTTGCTGGCGAGTAGTCTAAGTGTTGTTCTCTCGTCGCGCTGGGGGAAGGTGCTTCCCAAAGGCTTATCTCAGCCGCAGAACCGAGTCGCTTCTTAG
- a CDS encoding glycosyltransferase family 4 protein, translated as MPLLLPRIKADRVRVIGQREIVGEEDWLNDSRVEFVEEAATIYSVAEQTMALRGVYRDTDLLWVPHFNAPLVYDGRMVVTIHDVAPLAMPEILSNALKRAYAKLLIERSVKQSTSILCVSRFTAEELTQRLRVPPEKMTVTHLGLDANWPHTAARHVEADGLPYLLYVGNVKPNKNLGLLLRAFAKVMDSIPHRLVLAGRIRGFGTNDDAVVRQAETMGKRVRFAGEVSDAELIQLYAGASAFVLPSLYEGFGLPLLEAMRLGCPVLCSTAGALPEVAAGAAMYFDPSSETQLAERLLEVMSTERMDALRRAGLEREKSFRSQECAEQSSVVMNLLLEGGR; from the coding sequence ATGCCATTGCTGCTACCGAGGATCAAGGCAGACCGCGTGCGAGTGATAGGACAACGAGAGATCGTTGGGGAAGAAGATTGGTTGAATGACTCCCGCGTGGAGTTTGTTGAAGAAGCTGCGACGATCTACAGTGTTGCGGAACAGACGATGGCGCTCAGGGGCGTATACCGCGACACTGATTTATTGTGGGTCCCGCATTTCAACGCCCCGCTCGTCTACGACGGACGGATGGTCGTCACGATTCATGATGTAGCGCCACTGGCAATGCCTGAAATTTTAAGCAATGCGCTAAAGCGTGCTTACGCGAAACTGCTTATTGAGCGCAGTGTAAAGCAGTCGACGTCGATCCTTTGTGTTTCAAGGTTCACGGCTGAGGAGTTGACTCAACGACTTCGAGTTCCTCCCGAAAAGATGACGGTGACACACCTCGGACTGGATGCAAACTGGCCGCACACGGCGGCGCGACATGTGGAAGCCGACGGGTTACCCTATCTTCTCTATGTGGGGAATGTGAAACCGAACAAGAATTTGGGCCTGCTGCTACGAGCTTTCGCCAAAGTGATGGATTCCATACCCCATCGACTGGTGTTGGCGGGACGGATACGCGGATTTGGGACCAATGATGACGCAGTCGTCCGCCAAGCCGAGACAATGGGAAAACGCGTCCGGTTCGCGGGCGAGGTTTCGGATGCTGAACTGATTCAGTTGTATGCGGGAGCAAGCGCGTTCGTGCTCCCTTCGTTATATGAGGGATTTGGTCTGCCTCTGCTTGAAGCAATGCGGCTGGGGTGCCCGGTGCTGTGCTCGACGGCAGGAGCCTTGCCGGAAGTGGCCGCCGGAGCCGCGATGTACTTCGATCCAAGCTCGGAGACTCAATTGGCCGAGAGGCTGCTCGAGGTGATGTCTACGGAACGAATGGATGCATTGCGACGCGCAGGGCTCGAGCGAGAAAAAAGTTTCAGATCGCAAGAGTGTGCCGAACAATCATCTGTGGTGATGAACCTGCTTCTGGAAGGTGGAAGGTGA
- a CDS encoding sugar transferase codes for MQAEYQSPESRTAAIEGSYSYTESAGRSLERSKRSNGIPSEFFRYRVIKRCGDVFLVLVSMPVMLLILGIVSAVVMFSSPGPIFYSHRRIRKGGAFFSMWKFRTMCVDSAEVLEDYLARHPEARTEWNKTHKLREDPRITRLGVFLRRYSLDELPQLWNVLMGQMSLVGPRPIVAAEVEKYRECFDCYCRVKPGLTGLWQVSGRSGLSYDERVALDCEYVEHWSLAKDFVILMKTFASVVNQDGAY; via the coding sequence ATGCAGGCTGAATATCAATCTCCCGAGTCGCGGACAGCGGCTATTGAAGGTTCTTATTCGTATACGGAGTCGGCAGGCCGCTCGCTTGAGAGATCAAAGCGATCCAACGGCATCCCGTCCGAGTTTTTCCGTTACAGAGTGATTAAACGTTGCGGCGATGTTTTTTTGGTGCTCGTTTCGATGCCGGTTATGTTGCTGATACTTGGCATCGTGTCGGCAGTTGTGATGTTCAGCTCCCCGGGCCCGATCTTTTATTCGCACCGCAGGATTCGCAAGGGAGGTGCCTTCTTCTCAATGTGGAAGTTTCGTACGATGTGCGTTGACTCCGCTGAAGTGCTGGAAGACTACTTGGCACGCCATCCCGAAGCCCGCACTGAGTGGAACAAGACTCATAAACTACGGGAAGATCCCAGGATTACCCGGCTGGGAGTTTTTCTGCGGAGATACAGTTTGGACGAGTTGCCGCAGCTCTGGAATGTACTGATGGGGCAAATGAGTCTAGTGGGACCGCGGCCGATCGTTGCGGCTGAAGTGGAGAAATATCGCGAGTGCTTTGACTGCTACTGCAGAGTAAAGCCCGGGCTAACAGGTCTTTGGCAGGTCTCAGGACGTAGTGGGCTCTCCTACGACGAGCGTGTGGCTTTGGACTGCGAATATGTTGAGCACTGGTCACTGGCCAAGGATTTCGTGATTCTGATGAAAACATTCGCGTCGGTCGTGAATCAGGATGGCGCGTACTAG
- a CDS encoding D-glycero-alpha-D-manno-heptose-1,7-bisphosphate 7-phosphatase, which yields MIDRALFLDRDGVVNVEVGYLHRAEEVRFVDGIFSLCRTAVRLGYRLIVVTNQAGIARGYYSEADFHALMEFMRGKLRAQGVELDAVYYCPFHPEHGVGKYKREHEDRKPGTGMLLRGSRDFGVELSESVMVGDRCSDVMAANAAGLRQAFLISGTESSECHGKYLAVESLDEVERWLLARH from the coding sequence GTGATTGATAGGGCGCTATTCCTAGATCGAGACGGGGTCGTCAATGTGGAGGTGGGGTATCTGCATCGTGCCGAAGAGGTGCGGTTCGTCGACGGGATATTTTCGCTCTGCAGGACGGCGGTAAGGCTGGGCTATCGGCTGATTGTCGTAACCAACCAGGCCGGGATCGCCCGCGGGTACTACTCCGAGGCAGATTTTCACGCGCTTATGGAGTTCATGCGCGGTAAGCTACGGGCGCAAGGAGTGGAGTTGGATGCGGTGTACTATTGCCCGTTTCATCCAGAGCATGGGGTGGGGAAGTACAAACGGGAGCACGAAGACAGGAAGCCTGGGACCGGGATGCTGTTACGAGGATCCAGGGACTTTGGTGTGGAGTTGAGTGAAAGTGTAATGGTAGGGGACCGGTGCTCTGACGTCATGGCGGCGAATGCGGCTGGGTTGAGGCAGGCATTTTTGATCAGTGGCACCGAATCGTCCGAATGTCATGGCAAGTACCTCGCAGTGGAGTCGCTTGACGAGGTGGAGCGGTGGCTGCTGGCACGGCATTAG